The following proteins are co-located in the Cetobacterium sp. NK01 genome:
- a CDS encoding TIGR03905 family TSCPD domain-containing protein, with amino-acid sequence MKILKTKGVCAKEIGIKLEGNIIEKIEFFGGCDGNTVAIEKLVEGMSIEEVIKRLEGIDCSERGTSCPDQLAKLLRELV; translated from the coding sequence ATGAAAATTTTAAAAACAAAAGGTGTTTGTGCAAAAGAGATTGGAATTAAATTAGAGGGAAATATTATTGAAAAAATTGAATTTTTTGGCGGATGCGATGGAAATACTGTTGCTATTGAAAAATTAGTTGAAGGTATGTCTATAGAAGAAGTTATAAAAAGATTAGAAGGAATTGATTGTTCAGAAAGAGGAACTTCTTGTCCTGATCAATTGGCGAAATTATTGAGAGAGTTAGTTTAA
- a CDS encoding YMGG-like glycine zipper-containing protein yields MKKLFAGLILGLLLVGCSNMTSREKSALVGAGAGALVGSALGDSKGALIGAGVGALGGAAVDNYNKTGNVLGN; encoded by the coding sequence ATGAAAAAATTATTTGCAGGTTTAATTTTAGGATTATTATTAGTTGGATGTTCAAATATGACATCTAGAGAGAAAAGTGCCCTAGTAGGAGCTGGAGCTGGAGCTTTAGTAGGTTCTGCTTTAGGAGATTCTAAAGGTGCTTTAATAGGAGCTGGTGTAGGAGCTTTAGGTGGAGCAGCAGTGGATAACTACAATAAAACAGGTAATGTATTAGGTAATTAA
- a CDS encoding GIY-YIG nuclease family protein yields the protein MISNKKWYVYILRCENNSLYTGITTDIERRFKEHLSGKGAKYTKVHKPLKIEAIFLQENRSSATKEELRIKRLTKCKKEILCKSAFNDILKINN from the coding sequence ATGATTTCAAATAAAAAATGGTACGTCTATATTTTAAGATGTGAAAACAACTCTTTATACACAGGAATTACAACAGATATTGAAAGAAGATTTAAAGAACATCTATCTGGAAAAGGTGCTAAATACACTAAAGTTCATAAACCATTAAAAATAGAAGCTATTTTCCTTCAAGAAAATAGATCCTCTGCTACAAAAGAGGAACTTCGAATAAAACGTCTTACAAAATGCAAAAAAGAGATATTGTGCAAATCAGCTTTTAATGATATACTCAAAATAAATAATTAA
- a CDS encoding RrF2 family transcriptional regulator codes for MLISREVDYGIRIVLLLCEANRKMDAKEISEISGVSIRFTLKILGKLTSSDLVESFRGAKGGYVAAKKPEDISVYDIVEVLEGGIKVNGCFEDKTSCTTSKMALCGLRCRLEGVNIKIKEELEKITMDKLENCSGFDS; via the coding sequence ATGTTAATAAGTAGAGAAGTTGATTACGGTATAAGAATCGTACTTTTATTGTGTGAAGCAAATAGAAAAATGGATGCAAAGGAGATTTCTGAAATTTCAGGTGTTTCTATAAGGTTTACACTAAAAATTCTTGGAAAATTAACTTCATCTGATTTAGTAGAATCATTTCGTGGTGCAAAAGGTGGATATGTTGCTGCAAAGAAACCTGAAGATATAAGTGTGTACGATATAGTAGAAGTTTTAGAAGGTGGAATTAAGGTAAATGGCTGCTTCGAAGATAAAACAAGTTGCACAACTTCTAAAATGGCTTTATGTGGATTAAGATGTAGATTAGAAGGAGTAAATATAAAGATAAAAGAGGAACTGGAGAAAATAACTATGGATAAGTTAGAGAATTGCTCTGGATTTGACTCTTAA
- a CDS encoding sigma factor-like helix-turn-helix DNA-binding protein, producing the protein MSTYKLWCNYLRIDRFIYPDEKKLKFLNFCQENNAIYLSEIDEELLTQYSKVPGVGPGRIADIKNDLSEIVERFSKQKTFKKIVDCRLDNIIFNIKHIEGITVGEFLNYTQKDIDSLHLSNNELERIYEICTTTLPLEETLKKIKSTLSQEDIQLLIDRLENNKTLEEIGSQRNISRERTRQIEIKLKQIIANIFRNTNLNIALKIEANFKDEISLCEMSKLFGDNYRFLVSFLKRNEIFSRPFYIDFLDLFLFDRRERFFKIFYSLEFTNILTTENVKTIRSSFKSFKWITQDEIEKIITKLGYEKHGKYYVQNSGYKDILELYFVKLVSHPLRVDENTIKLIIEDINSRLDYNLYSEEIKNMNDNTAIYLARRLEGLLSRIDGIIMTDSRTYIHINKIKYNVEEFLNLKNTILSFNENYIDSIAVYKNLETTLNSIGIYSDHVFYSLFKYHFAQELNLTTNGNSRVLTIGDQGFNRVEELEKFIETEGKILEKSYIQEKLNYSNVSLNNAIDNSNKIISFDRSFIGLINFVQMTKNEIELFKTLVISNDNDGNISIPELISKINLNKSFKAFIKKNNINKYFIASLVRYYFPEYKGGCNLLSKKSIIK; encoded by the coding sequence ATGAGTACATACAAATTATGGTGCAACTACCTTAGAATTGATAGATTTATTTATCCGGATGAAAAAAAATTAAAATTTTTAAATTTTTGTCAAGAAAATAATGCTATCTATCTATCTGAAATAGATGAGGAGTTACTAACTCAATACTCCAAAGTACCTGGTGTTGGTCCTGGAAGAATTGCAGATATAAAAAATGATCTTTCAGAGATTGTAGAAAGATTTTCAAAGCAAAAAACTTTTAAAAAGATTGTTGATTGTCGTTTAGATAATATAATTTTCAATATTAAACATATTGAAGGAATTACTGTTGGAGAATTTTTGAACTATACCCAAAAAGATATTGACTCTTTACATCTATCTAATAATGAGTTAGAAAGAATCTATGAAATATGCACTACTACTCTTCCACTAGAAGAAACTTTAAAAAAAATTAAAAGTACTCTTTCTCAGGAAGATATACAACTTTTAATAGATAGACTTGAAAATAATAAAACATTAGAGGAAATCGGAAGCCAAAGAAATATAAGTCGTGAGAGAACAAGACAAATAGAGATAAAATTAAAACAAATTATTGCAAATATATTTAGAAATACAAATTTAAATATAGCTTTAAAAATTGAAGCTAATTTTAAAGATGAAATATCTTTATGTGAGATGTCTAAGCTTTTTGGTGATAATTATCGTTTTTTAGTTAGCTTTTTGAAAAGAAATGAGATTTTCTCAAGACCTTTTTATATTGATTTTTTAGATTTATTCCTTTTTGATAGAAGAGAAAGATTTTTTAAGATCTTTTATTCTCTAGAGTTTACTAATATCTTAACTACTGAAAATGTAAAAACAATTAGAAGTAGTTTTAAAAGCTTTAAATGGATAACTCAAGATGAAATCGAAAAAATAATTACAAAACTTGGATATGAAAAACATGGGAAATATTATGTTCAAAATAGTGGGTACAAAGATATTCTTGAACTTTATTTTGTAAAATTAGTTTCTCATCCTTTAAGAGTTGATGAAAATACCATTAAATTAATAATAGAAGATATCAATTCAAGATTAGATTATAATCTTTATTCTGAAGAAATAAAAAATATGAATGATAATACAGCGATATATTTAGCTCGTAGATTAGAAGGGTTATTATCTAGAATAGATGGTATTATAATGACGGATTCAAGAACTTATATTCATATAAATAAAATTAAATACAATGTAGAAGAGTTTTTAAATCTAAAAAATACTATTTTATCTTTTAATGAAAATTATATTGATAGTATTGCTGTTTATAAAAATTTAGAAACTACTTTAAATAGTATTGGAATTTATTCTGATCACGTTTTTTACTCTCTATTTAAATATCATTTTGCCCAAGAGCTAAATTTAACTACAAATGGAAATAGTAGAGTTTTAACTATTGGAGACCAAGGTTTTAATAGAGTTGAAGAGCTTGAAAAATTTATTGAAACTGAAGGAAAAATTCTTGAAAAAAGTTATATTCAAGAAAAACTTAATTATTCAAATGTTTCTTTAAATAATGCTATTGATAATTCAAATAAAATTATAAGTTTTGATAGATCATTTATTGGTCTTATAAATTTTGTCCAAATGACTAAAAATGAAATTGAACTTTTTAAAACTTTAGTTATTTCTAACGATAATGATGGAAATATATCTATTCCAGAATTAATAAGTAAAATAAATTTAAATAAAAGCTTTAAAGCTTTTATCAAGAAAAATAATATAAATAAATACTTTATTGCATCTTTAGTTAGATATTACTTCCCTGAATATAAAGGCGGTTGTAACTTATTAAGCAAAAAAAGTATTATTAAATGA
- a CDS encoding UvrD-helicase domain-containing protein, whose protein sequence is MKFLITDYFFKSVPIEKNEKVLDKLYFFYNTIKNYKILTYNLPKGYWIKKIAGTNSLYEFRIDSGDRIFFLFNTIIRDDSQGSIIFLIYSSHDMAVKKAKRKEVNNSNLKEFIVFDQDNNITSVDENFFNYNNLITYEIIQDSHFIENFENKKYKYYYLNDEQYSCLIDSPPYFVAGSAGSGKSTITLRKLLNLEENQEFYDMSKVLYLTSNRYLKDNSYEQYLEFRKSNIKIGNFFTLKEFLCKFLNVSSKQIVEFSKFKEFFIFSYPNRKKIELSIEEIYSEINGIIKGLMIKGEADNWNRNLSKSSLSLEDYLNLSSKYSTLNREQRIFFYEVCQKYNLWLKKNNLFDLNDLSIELLKNDITFDFIIIDEIQDLTELQIFALTSLVKNKDNIFLAGDIHQMINSTFFSFERIKNLFYSRYKQKVNIKVLSKNYRSCKKIVDLANYFGELRSSHIGNLGSDDYKEIAIQKDGEVNLTSVNLSLLDNAQNDAHSAIVVANEAVKSELLDKLQNKHRIFTIQEIKGLEYTNIICYNLSSTYQEQWKKIFAKNAKHDQKYRKYFNIFYVGITRAQENLIIMESNIYDNQVLKELHSFLTPNENINITKNKDNILREKEEWLKEGIKLYKLEQLSEAQYAFEKAGEPTWILERDIENDISQLNFKHAINKLSIKSLKSKEVYYRKLIIDTAIDNNLFFIAAESNRIFGISYKDKEIKEGIKKGIEDNLFTQKELQKIIQLYKEKKDSSFVGDLLLKMKRFNEALIFYQNLNNPVGIRLARTGILEDFFKFLPNFQEKIFELDDIILNKNINSFDKKDKLTALHRALLIKEDPILFEMILHLGGNINTFVKSKELVPFYCFNKMNLSKEIQLKFLDVFTKFNFDFNNTQFFQIYLKNIKLFKLLIKKGILHLNIFSELIDKALINLEDISNDNVEKRKLILYKNIIKNYKNKKENL, encoded by the coding sequence ATGAAATTTTTAATTACTGACTATTTTTTTAAAAGTGTACCTATAGAAAAAAATGAAAAAGTTTTAGATAAACTTTATTTTTTTTATAACACTATTAAAAACTATAAAATTTTAACCTATAACTTGCCAAAAGGCTATTGGATAAAAAAAATTGCTGGTACAAATTCATTATATGAATTTAGAATTGATAGTGGTGACCGAATTTTTTTTCTATTTAACACTATTATTCGTGATGATAGTCAAGGAAGTATTATTTTTTTAATCTATTCTTCTCATGATATGGCTGTAAAAAAAGCTAAAAGAAAAGAAGTTAACAATAGTAATCTAAAAGAATTTATTGTATTTGATCAAGATAATAATATTACATCAGTTGATGAGAACTTTTTTAATTATAATAACTTAATAACTTATGAAATTATTCAAGATTCTCACTTTATTGAAAATTTTGAAAATAAAAAATATAAATACTATTATCTAAATGATGAACAATATTCATGCCTTATTGATTCTCCACCATACTTTGTCGCTGGAAGTGCTGGAAGTGGAAAAAGTACAATAACCCTTAGAAAGCTATTAAATCTAGAAGAAAATCAAGAATTCTATGACATGTCTAAAGTTTTGTATTTAACATCTAATAGATATTTAAAAGATAACTCTTACGAACAATATCTAGAATTTCGAAAGTCCAACATTAAAATAGGGAATTTTTTTACCTTAAAAGAATTTTTATGTAAATTTTTAAATGTTTCTTCCAAGCAAATTGTAGAATTTTCTAAATTTAAAGAGTTTTTTATTTTTTCTTATCCTAATAGAAAAAAAATTGAACTTTCTATTGAAGAAATTTACTCTGAAATAAATGGAATAATTAAAGGCCTTATGATAAAAGGTGAAGCTGATAATTGGAATAGAAATCTTTCTAAATCGTCTTTATCTTTAGAAGATTATTTAAATTTAAGCTCTAAATATTCCACTTTAAATAGAGAACAACGTATATTTTTTTATGAAGTTTGTCAAAAATATAATCTTTGGTTAAAGAAAAACAATCTTTTTGATTTAAATGACTTATCCATTGAACTTTTAAAAAATGATATTACTTTTGATTTTATAATAATCGATGAAATTCAAGACTTAACAGAGTTACAAATTTTTGCTTTAACATCTCTTGTTAAAAATAAAGATAATATTTTTTTAGCTGGAGATATACATCAAATGATAAATTCTACTTTTTTTAGCTTTGAAAGAATTAAAAATCTTTTTTATTCAAGGTATAAACAGAAAGTTAATATTAAAGTACTATCTAAAAATTACAGAAGTTGTAAAAAAATAGTAGATTTAGCTAATTACTTTGGTGAGTTAAGAAGCTCACATATAGGTAACTTGGGTAGCGATGATTATAAAGAGATTGCTATTCAAAAGGATGGAGAAGTTAATCTAACATCTGTCAACCTTTCTCTTTTAGATAATGCCCAAAATGATGCTCATTCGGCAATTGTAGTTGCTAACGAGGCCGTAAAATCAGAGCTTCTTGATAAATTACAAAATAAACATAGAATTTTTACTATTCAAGAGATAAAGGGATTAGAATATACTAATATTATTTGTTACAATCTTTCTTCAACATATCAAGAACAATGGAAAAAAATTTTTGCTAAAAATGCCAAACACGATCAAAAATACAGAAAATATTTTAATATTTTTTATGTTGGTATAACTAGAGCTCAGGAAAACCTTATAATAATGGAATCAAATATATATGATAATCAAGTTCTAAAAGAACTACATAGTTTTTTAACTCCTAACGAGAATATAAATATTACTAAAAATAAAGATAATATACTGAGAGAAAAAGAAGAGTGGTTGAAAGAAGGAATTAAACTGTACAAATTAGAACAATTAAGTGAAGCTCAATATGCTTTTGAAAAAGCAGGAGAACCAACTTGGATTTTAGAGCGAGATATTGAAAATGATATTTCACAACTTAACTTTAAACACGCTATAAATAAATTATCTATAAAATCTTTAAAAAGTAAAGAAGTCTATTACAGAAAGTTAATAATTGACACTGCAATTGATAACAACCTTTTCTTTATAGCTGCTGAATCTAATCGAATCTTTGGTATTTCTTACAAAGATAAGGAAATTAAAGAGGGCATAAAAAAAGGTATTGAAGATAACCTTTTTACTCAAAAAGAACTTCAAAAAATAATTCAATTATATAAAGAAAAGAAGGATTCTAGTTTCGTTGGAGATTTACTATTAAAAATGAAACGATTTAATGAAGCTTTAATATTTTATCAAAACTTAAATAATCCAGTTGGAATACGTTTAGCTAGAACTGGTATTTTAGAAGATTTTTTTAAATTTTTACCTAATTTCCAAGAAAAAATCTTTGAATTAGATGATATTATTCTTAATAAAAATATCAATAGTTTCGATAAAAAAGATAAATTAACAGCTTTACATAGAGCTCTTTTAATAAAAGAAGATCCTATTCTCTTTGAAATGATTCTACATTTAGGAGGTAACATAAATACTTTTGTTAAAAGTAAAGAATTAGTTCCTTTTTACTGCTTTAATAAAATGAATCTTTCAAAAGAGATTCAACTAAAATTCTTAGATGTCTTTACTAAATTTAATTTTGATTTTAATAATACTCAATTTTTTCAAATATATTTAAAAAATATTAAATTATTTAAGCTTTTAATAAAAAAAGGAATTTTACACTTAAATATCTTCTCCGAATTAATTGATAAAGCACTTATTAATTTAGAAGATATTTCCAATGACAATGTTGAAAAAAGGAAATTAATTTTATATAAGAATATAATTAAAAACTACAAAAATAAAAAGGAGAATTTATGA
- a CDS encoding galactokinase translates to MELITNLVKNFKKEFTKENNTPAEVFFAPGRVNLIGEHIDYNGGKVFPCALDFGTYAVVSKRDDKTFRVYSENFKNLGIIEFSLDSLIYDKKDDWANYPKGVIKTFLDAGFNINSGFDVLYFGNIPNGAGLSSSASIEVLTSVILKDLFKLDINMVEMVKLSQKTENEFIGVNCGIMDQFSIGMGKKDNAILLDCNTLDYSYAPFILKDASIVIANTNKRRGLGESKYNERRASCESALEDLKNSGLKISSLCDMNMKIFEENKHLIKSEEAIPRVKHAVSENERVLKAMECLNNGDINTFGELMNSSHTSLKDDYEVTGFELDSLVEAAWEEQGTIGSRMTGAGFGGCTVSLVKNEYIETFIKNVGKKYKEKTGLEAAFYIGNPGDGARKLGDF, encoded by the coding sequence TCTTTGCTCCAGGTAGAGTAAATTTAATAGGTGAACACATTGATTACAACGGTGGAAAAGTTTTTCCATGTGCATTAGATTTTGGGACTTATGCAGTTGTTTCTAAAAGAGATGATAAAACTTTTAGAGTGTATTCTGAAAATTTTAAAAATTTAGGTATCATTGAATTTTCATTAGATTCTTTAATTTATGATAAAAAAGATGATTGGGCTAACTATCCTAAAGGCGTTATTAAAACTTTTTTAGATGCTGGTTTTAATATAAATAGTGGTTTTGATGTTTTATATTTTGGAAATATTCCAAATGGAGCTGGTCTTTCATCTTCAGCATCAATTGAAGTTTTAACTTCAGTTATTTTAAAAGATCTATTTAAATTAGATATTAACATGGTAGAAATGGTTAAACTAAGTCAAAAAACAGAAAATGAGTTTATTGGAGTAAATTGCGGTATTATGGATCAATTCTCTATTGGAATGGGAAAAAAAGATAATGCTATTCTTTTAGATTGCAACACTCTTGATTATAGCTATGCTCCGTTTATTTTAAAAGACGCCTCTATCGTTATTGCTAATACAAATAAAAGAAGAGGTCTTGGAGAATCAAAATACAATGAGCGAAGAGCTTCTTGTGAATCAGCATTAGAAGACTTAAAAAATAGTGGTTTAAAAATCTCTTCTCTTTGTGATATGAATATGAAAATTTTTGAAGAGAACAAACACCTTATAAAATCAGAGGAAGCTATCCCTCGTGTTAAACATGCTGTTAGCGAAAATGAAAGAGTATTAAAAGCTATGGAGTGCTTAAACAATGGAGACATAAATACTTTTGGGGAGCTTATGAATAGTTCTCATACCTCTTTAAAAGATGATTACGAAGTTACTGGATTTGAACTTGATAGTCTTGTTGAGGCTGCTTGGGAAGAGCAAGGAACAATTGGTTCTAGAATGACTGGAGCTGGTTTTGGTGGATGCACTGTTTCATTAGTTAAAAATGAATATATTGAAACTTTTATAAAAAATGTTGGAAAAAAATACAAAGAAAAAACAGGTCTTGAAGCTGCATTTTACATTGGAAATCCAGGAGATGGAGCTAGAAAGTTAGGTGATTTTTAA
- a CDS encoding alpha/beta hydrolase produces MKKIFELLKKITVLLIIIILSIQFVRAYIYNKTAPDLKRWHEKSKYNEPDYKNFTTIEEYLATEKDFLEKTFSEVEIKSDDSLTRFSRNGILSPIDEKGGNINASFELIPQNIKGGVLLLHGLTDSPYMMRDLAKIFYNKGYYVLGMRYKYHGTFPGELTKISQSDFEETAVFGSKMIKEKLKNINNSEFYMVGFSTGAAATLQYITSNMKKDSTLLKPKKVFWLSPAMGVSPAAKFGFLDMWVSMIPYFKKFQWLDINPEYDPAKYNSFPKNPGIQVYYLIKKAKLNFSKLSIEERKNLPPIYSYTSLVDSTVLDKDLYDIFFKMENPSNKLVIFDVNRKFEEFFKPNLIRLNLKNEIKDLNFKFNVAFISNFNTKTDEGIEILNYNQGKFFEEKNSSLKWNPSNFSLSHVAIPISYNNKIYGKDSMLGKLNLKGENNSLYLSPNLLYRLRYNEFFQYIEDDINMVLE; encoded by the coding sequence ATGAAAAAAATATTTGAATTATTAAAGAAAATAACAGTTTTACTTATAATAATAATTTTAAGTATCCAATTTGTGAGAGCGTATATATATAATAAAACAGCTCCTGATTTAAAGAGATGGCATGAAAAAAGCAAATATAATGAACCAGATTATAAAAATTTTACAACAATTGAGGAGTATTTAGCAACTGAAAAAGATTTTTTAGAGAAAACTTTTTCAGAAGTAGAAATAAAATCTGATGATAGTTTAACTAGATTTTCAAGAAATGGAATATTATCTCCAATAGATGAAAAAGGAGGGAATATTAATGCATCTTTCGAATTAATTCCTCAAAATATAAAAGGTGGGGTATTGTTACTGCACGGACTTACAGATTCACCATATATGATGAGAGATTTAGCTAAAATTTTTTATAATAAGGGATATTATGTTCTTGGAATGAGGTATAAGTATCATGGAACATTTCCAGGAGAACTAACGAAGATATCACAAAGTGATTTTGAAGAAACGGCAGTATTTGGTTCTAAAATGATAAAAGAAAAATTAAAAAATATAAATAATTCAGAGTTTTATATGGTAGGATTTTCAACAGGGGCAGCAGCAACTTTACAATATATAACTAGTAATATGAAAAAAGATAGCACTTTATTAAAACCTAAAAAAGTATTTTGGTTATCGCCAGCTATGGGAGTATCACCAGCAGCAAAATTTGGATTTTTAGATATGTGGGTAAGTATGATACCGTATTTTAAAAAATTTCAATGGTTAGATATAAATCCAGAATATGACCCGGCTAAATATAATTCTTTTCCTAAAAATCCAGGGATACAAGTATACTACTTAATAAAAAAAGCTAAGTTAAATTTTTCAAAATTAAGTATTGAAGAAAGAAAGAATCTACCACCTATATATAGTTATACATCTCTTGTAGATTCTACTGTTTTAGATAAAGATTTGTATGATATTTTTTTTAAAATGGAAAATCCATCTAATAAGTTAGTAATTTTTGATGTAAATAGAAAATTTGAAGAATTTTTTAAACCAAATTTAATTAGATTGAATCTAAAGAATGAAATAAAAGATTTAAATTTTAAATTTAATGTAGCTTTTATATCTAATTTTAACACCAAAACAGATGAAGGTATAGAAATTTTAAATTATAATCAAGGAAAATTTTTTGAAGAAAAAAATAGTAGTTTAAAGTGGAATCCATCAAATTTTTCATTATCACATGTTGCAATTCCGATATCATATAACAATAAAATTTACGGAAAAGATTCTATGTTGGGAAAATTAAATTTAAAAGGTGAAAATAATTCACTTTATCTTTCACCGAATTTATTATATAGACTTAGATATAACGAGTTTTTTCAGTATATAGAAGATGATATAAATATGGTATTAGAATAA
- the galT gene encoding UDP-glucose--hexose-1-phosphate uridylyltransferase translates to MIFSLIQEVLNYALNKNLIDSSEEIYSRNLILDVLNIDDWKIEKVKGERDIELILLDICKWAIINNLINDSPAEMELLDTKIMNCVTPRPKEVIRQFNDDFKVSPEIATANYYDFSKNTNYIREARIKRNLHWFSKTSYGDLEITINLAKPEKDPKDIEREKNMPKSSYPSCLLCLENVGYRGRLNHPARETHRVIPLNLKSENWYFQFSPYVYYNEHSIVFCEEHRPMKMGKDTFDRLLEFIELFPHYCIGSNADLPIVGGSILSHDHYQAGKHTFPMEKAPIENYFSMKNFPNINCGTIKWPMSVIRISSKNKEELSKAAEYIFEKWKNYTDESVDILAYSKNNPHNTVTPIARKVNNEFQIDLALRNNRTSLEHPMGIFHPHSEVHNIKKENIGLIEVMGLAILPGRLQEEMFLLEKELRNSNWESSLKENSILNKHYNWIKNIVSKNHGEITVDILKEEIGKTFSKVLEHAGVFKRDDIGKKAFQKFTNTL, encoded by the coding sequence ATGATTTTTTCTTTAATTCAAGAAGTTTTAAATTATGCCTTAAATAAAAATTTAATTGATTCGTCTGAAGAAATTTACTCTAGAAACTTAATATTAGATGTATTAAATATCGATGATTGGAAAATTGAAAAAGTTAAAGGTGAAAGAGATATTGAACTTATTCTTTTAGATATCTGTAAGTGGGCAATTATCAATAACTTAATAAATGATTCTCCTGCTGAAATGGAACTTTTAGATACAAAAATAATGAACTGTGTAACTCCAAGACCAAAAGAAGTTATAAGACAATTTAATGATGATTTTAAAGTTTCACCAGAAATTGCCACTGCTAACTACTATGATTTTTCTAAAAATACTAATTATATTAGAGAAGCTCGAATTAAAAGAAATCTTCATTGGTTTTCAAAAACTTCTTATGGAGATTTAGAAATTACAATAAACTTGGCAAAACCTGAAAAAGATCCTAAAGATATCGAAAGAGAAAAAAATATGCCTAAATCTTCATATCCTAGCTGTCTTTTATGTCTAGAAAATGTTGGTTATAGAGGACGTTTAAATCATCCTGCAAGAGAAACTCATAGAGTTATTCCTTTAAACTTAAAATCTGAAAATTGGTATTTTCAATTTTCTCCTTATGTTTATTATAACGAACACTCCATTGTATTTTGTGAAGAGCATAGACCAATGAAAATGGGAAAAGATACTTTTGACAGACTTTTAGAATTTATAGAATTATTTCCTCATTATTGTATTGGTTCTAATGCGGATCTTCCAATCGTTGGAGGCTCTATTTTATCTCACGATCATTATCAAGCTGGAAAACATACTTTTCCTATGGAGAAGGCTCCTATTGAAAATTATTTTTCTATGAAAAATTTCCCTAACATAAATTGTGGGACTATCAAATGGCCTATGTCAGTGATTAGAATTTCATCTAAAAATAAAGAAGAGTTATCAAAAGCAGCTGAATATATTTTTGAAAAATGGAAAAATTATACCGATGAAAGTGTAGATATTTTAGCTTACTCTAAAAATAATCCACATAATACCGTAACTCCTATTGCTAGAAAAGTTAACAACGAATTTCAAATAGACTTAGCTTTGAGAAACAATAGAACTTCATTGGAGCATCCTATGGGAATATTCCATCCTCATAGTGAGGTTCATAATATAAAAAAAGAAAATATTGGTCTTATAGAAGTTATGGGATTAGCTATTTTACCTGGTAGATTGCAAGAGGAAATGTTTCTTTTAGAAAAAGAGTTGAGAAATTCAAACTGGGAATCATCTTTAAAAGAAAATTCAATTCTTAATAAACATTACAATTGGATTAAAAATATAGTTTCTAAAAATCATGGAGAGATAACAGTTGATATATTAAAAGAAGAAATCGGAAAAACGTTCTCTAAAGTTTTAGAGCACGCTGGTGTTTTCAAAAGAGATGACATTGGAAAAAAGGCTTTTCAAAAATTTACTAATACATTATAA
- a CDS encoding sulfite exporter TauE/SafE family protein, with amino-acid sequence MLETFFSEISLINFMFLASACFCAAFVDAIAGGGGLISLPAFLAAGLDPHMALGTNKLAAFFSSSGSAFKFARSGKINWDLIKYLIPFSFIGAILGVKAVILIDSKYLYPIAFFLLVFVLLYTLKNKNLGSHDGYNGTNSKNLKLGILMAFALGFYDGFFGPGTGSFIIFAFIEIFKLDFIRASGNSKFLNLASNIASVITFIYYGKIAYMYALTVGIVMLIGANVGAKVAVTRGTKFIRPVFLIITTIVTAKMAITFLQQL; translated from the coding sequence ATGTTAGAAACCTTTTTTTCAGAGATTTCTTTAATTAACTTTATGTTTTTAGCATCAGCTTGTTTTTGTGCAGCTTTTGTTGATGCAATAGCTGGTGGGGGAGGATTAATAAGTTTACCTGCTTTTTTAGCTGCAGGTCTTGATCCACATATGGCGCTTGGAACAAATAAGTTAGCGGCTTTTTTCTCAAGTAGTGGAAGTGCATTCAAATTCGCTAGATCTGGAAAAATAAATTGGGATTTAATTAAATATTTAATTCCATTCTCTTTTATAGGAGCTATTTTAGGAGTTAAAGCTGTTATATTAATTGACTCTAAATACCTTTATCCTATTGCTTTTTTCCTACTAGTTTTTGTTCTTTTATACACTTTAAAAAATAAAAATTTAGGAAGTCATGATGGATATAATGGAACTAATTCTAAAAATTTAAAACTAGGAATTTTAATGGCTTTTGCTTTAGGTTTTTATGATGGTTTTTTTGGTCCTGGTACTGGATCTTTTATAATATTCGCATTTATTGAAATTTTTAAACTTGATTTTATTAGAGCTAGTGGAAATTCTAAATTTTTAAATTTAGCTAGTAATATTGCCAGTGTTATAACTTTTATTTACTATGGCAAAATAGCCTATATGTATGCTCTTACAGTTGGAATCGTTATGTTAATTGGAGCCAATGTAGGTGCTAAAGTTGCAGTCACTAGAGGAACTAAATTTATAAGACCTGTTTTTCTCATAATTACAACTATTGTTACAGCTAAAATGGCAATTACATTTTTACAACAACTTTAA